A window of the Lagenorhynchus albirostris chromosome 1, mLagAlb1.1, whole genome shotgun sequence genome harbors these coding sequences:
- the RAB11A gene encoding ras-related protein Rab-11A: protein MGTRDDEYDYLFKVVLIGDSGVGKSNLLSRFTRNEFNLESKSTIGVEFATRSIQVDGKTIKAQIWDTAGQERYRAITSAYYRGAVGALLVYDIAKHLTYENVERWLKELRDHADSNIVIMLVGNKSDLRHLRAVPTDEARAFAEKNGLSFIETSALDSTNVEAAFQTILTEIYRIVSQKQMSDRRENDMSPSNNVVPIHVPPTTENKPKVQCCQNI, encoded by the exons ATGGGCACCCGCGACGACGAGTACGACTACCTCTTCAAAG TTGTCCTTATCGGAGATTCTGGTGTTGGAAAGAGTAATCTCCTGTCTCGATTTACTCGAAATGAGTTTAATCTTGAAAGCAAGAGCACCATTGGAGTAGAGTTTGCAACGAGAAGCATCCAGGTTGATGGGAAAACAATAAAAGCACAGATATGGGACACGGCAGGGCAAGAGCGATACCGAGCTATAACATCAGC ATACTATCGTGGAGCTGTAGGTGCCTTATTGGTTTATGACATTGCTAAACATCTCACATATGAAAATGTAGAGCGATGGCTGAAAGAACTGAGAGATCATGCTGATAGTAACATTGTTATCATGCTTGTGGGCAATAAGAGTGATTTGCGCCATCTCAGGGCGGTTCCTACAGATGAAGCAAGAGCTTTTGCAG AAAAGAATGGTTTGTCATTCATTGAGACATCTGCTCTAGACTCTACAAATGTAGAAGCTGCTTTTCAGACAATCTTGACAG agATATACCGCATTGTTTCCCAGAAGCAAATGTCAGACAGACGTGAAAATGACATGTCTCCAAGCAACAATGTGGTTCCTATTCATGTTCCACCAACCACTGAAAACAAGCCAAAGGTGCAGTGCTGTCAGAACATATAA